From one Triticum urartu cultivar G1812 chromosome 3, Tu2.1, whole genome shotgun sequence genomic stretch:
- the LOC125549422 gene encoding 60S ribosomal protein L38-like yields the protein MPKQIHEIKDFLLTARRKDARSVRIKRTKDAVKFKVRCSRYLYTLCVHDTDKANKLKQSLPPGLNVQEV from the exons ATG CCGAAGCAGATCCACGAGATCAAGGACTTCCTGCTGACGGCGCGGCGGAAGGACGCGCGGTCGGTGCGGATCAAGAGGACCAAGGACGCCGTCAAGTTCAAGGTCCGCTGCTCCAGGTACCTCTACACCCTCTGCGTCCACGACACCGACAAGGCCAACAAGCTCAAGCAGTCCCTCCCCCCAG GTTTGAACGTCCAGGAGGTTTAA